A window of the Bombina bombina isolate aBomBom1 chromosome 3, aBomBom1.pri, whole genome shotgun sequence genome harbors these coding sequences:
- the LOC128652001 gene encoding T-complex protein 1 subunit delta, which produces MPDISAPKVSAAAPGGGRSGGVGNASNKIKGAYQDRDKPAQIRFSNISAGKAVADAVRTSLGPKGMDKMIQDGKGDVTITNDGATILKQMQVLHPAARMLVELSKAQDIEAGDGTTSVVVIAGALLDACSKLLQKGIHPTTISESFQLAVEKGVEILNNMAQPVELSDHETLLNSASTSLNSKVVSQYSTLLAPMSVEAVMKVIDPLTATGVDLRDIKIVKKLGGTIDDCELVDGLVLTQKVENTGVTRVEKAKIGLIQFCLSAPKTDMDNQIVVSDYAQMDRVLREERAYILNLVKQIKKSGCNVLLIQKSILRDALSDLALHFLNKMKIMVIKDIEREDIEFVCKTIGTKPIAHIDQFTPDMLASAEMAEEVSLNGSGKLVKITGCANPGKTVNIVVRGSNKLVIEEAERSIHDALCVIRCLVKKRALIAGGGAPEIELSLRLNEYARTLSGMESYCIRAFADALEVIPSTLAENAGLHPISTVTELRNRHALGEKTAGINIRKGGISNILEELVVQPLLVSICSLTLATETVRSILKIDDVVNTRS; this is translated from the coding sequence ATGCCGGATATTTCCGCACCCAAAGTATCAGCGGCGGCGCCAGGTGGGGGACGATCAGGAGGTGTCGGGAACGCCAGCAACAAGATTAAGGGCGCTTACCAGGATCGGGATAAACCAGCACAAATCCGATTTAGTAATATTTCTGCTGGCAAAGCTGTTGCTGATGCAGTTAGAACAAGCCTTGGACCTAAGGGCATGGATAAAATGATCCAAGACGGCAAAGGGGATGTAACAATTACAAATGATGGTGCTACCATTTTGAAACAAATGCAGGTTCTGCACCCAGCAGCTAGAATGTTAGTTGAACTTTCTAAAGCTCAAGACATTGAAGCAGGAGATGGAACTACATCTGTTGTGGTTATTGCTGGAGCCCTTTTGGATGCTTGTTCCAAGCTCCTACAGAAAGGAATTCATCCCACTACCATTTCTGAGTCATTCCAGTTGGCTGTGGAAAAAGGAGTAGAAATTTTAAACAATATGGCACAGCCTGTTGAACTAAGTGACCACGAAACACTACTAAACAGTGCATCGACATCACTGAACTCAAAAGTTGTGTCTCAGTATTCTACTTTACTAGCCCCAATGAGTGTTGAAGCCGTAATGAAAGTGATTGATCCATTGACTGCTACCGGGGTTGATCTCAGAGACATAAAAATTGTAAAGAAACTTGGTGGAACCATTGATGATTGTGAATTGGTTGATGGCCTGGTACTAACTCAGAAAGTTGAAAATACTGGAGTAACTAGAGTTGAAAAAGCAAAGATTGGTCTAATACAGTTTTGCTTGTCTGCTCCAAAAACAGATATGGACAATCAGATTGTTGTTTCAGACTATGCTCAGATGGACAGAGTTTTGCGTGAGGAACGAGCCTACATCCTTAACCTTGTAAAACAGATCAAGAAGTCTGGCTGTAATGTTCTTCTTATTCAGAAATCTATTTTAAGGGATGCCCTTAGTGACCTGGCTTTACATTTCCTGAACAAGATGAAAATAATGGTGATTAAAGATATTGAGAGAGAAGACATTGAGTTTGTTTGCAAGACTATTGGCACAAAACCAATTGCTCACATAGACCAGTTTACTCCGGACATGCTGGCATCTGCAGAAATGGCTGAAGAAGTTAGCCTGAATGGGTCTGGAAAACTTGTAAAGATTACAGGTTGTGCAAACCCTGGAAAAACGGTTAATATTGTTGTTCGTGGCTCAAATAAATTGGTGATTGAAGAAGCTGAGCGCTCTATTCATGATGCTCTTTGTGTGATTCGCTGCTTAGTAAAGAAAAGGGCTCTGATTGCTGGAGGAGGTGCCCCTGAGATTGAATTATCCCTGCGATTGAATGAATATGCTAGAACTTTAAGTGGCATGGAATCCTACTGTATTCGAGCTTTTGCTGATGCTTTGGAAGTTATTCCCTCCACGCTAGCTGAAAATGCAGGCCTGCACCCCATATCTACTGTAACAGAGCTGAGAAATAGACATGCGCTGGGTGAAAAAACAGCTGGTATTAACATACGGAAGGGTGGCATTTCTAATATTTTGGAAGAGCTTGTTGTTCAGCCGTTGTTAGTGTCTATCTGCTCTCTAACATTGGCCACAGAGACCGTGCGCAGTATTCTGAAGATTGATGACGTGGTCAACACACGATCCTAA